TTGACGTTCGATATTTTCTTCGTTTCGTTGGGGCAGCCCAAAAAGCTCACCAGCAAAACGAAGGAAATACCCAACTATTGGTAATATTTGATACGTAAAAAGTACTTTCAGGGGGAGGGAAAGTCAATCACTAACCCCGGCTCCTTCGCACATCCTTTCGAGAAATCTGCATGAACTTCTCCCTAGGGATCACGCCTGTCGGCCGTTGGCATCCCTCCCATGAACAGCTCAGATCAGTAAGATAGTACCTGAAACACGTGAATCCTGAGCGAATTTGGCTGATTCATCCAAGGACACCCATGATCAACACCCTGTATCTGCCGGAACTTCGTGAAATGCTGGCCGAAAATGACTCAGCGGGCCTCCGCGAGTTCTGTACGGCCCTGCATCCGGCACGCACGGCCGAGTTCATGGAAGGTCTTTCCCCGGAAGAGGCCTGGGGAGTGCTCGATCACGCGGATCTGAACCTCCAGGGGGAAATCCTCTCGTACTTCGAATACCACAAGCAGGCCGAAATGCTTGAGGCTCGGCCTCCCGAGTCGGTTGCCCCAGTTGTCGCCACGATGTCAGCAGACGATCAGGTCGACCTTCTGGGTGAAGTCGAAGAAGAAACGGCCGAGCAGATTCTGGCATGCTTCTCCGTAGACGATCGCCGCGACGTGCTCCGGCTCTCGAATTACGAAGAGGGAACTGCTGGTGCCATCATGACGACTGAGATGGCTCGGCTGAGCGAAAACCTAACCGCGCGCGAAGCCCTGAAAGAACTCACCGAACAGGCCGAACACCTGGAGACGATCTACTACCTGTACGTGGTCGACGACTTCGGGAGCCTCCACGGCGTTGTCTCGACTCGCGATATCGTCTCGGCGCTAAGCAAGCCGCAAATGCACCTGAGCGAGATCATGGAGACTGAGGTCATCCACGCCAACGTGCTGGACGACCAAGAGGACGTTTTGCGGAAGATGGCCGACTACGACCTTCTCGCGATCCCCGTCGTCGACGAAGAGCTTCGCCTGGTCGGTATTATTACGCACGACGATATTCTCGATGTGGTGGTCGAAGAAGCGGCAGAAGACGCCTACCGTGCGGCGGCCGTGGAACCGCTGGAAGAGACCTATCTCCGTACTTCGGTGCTGACGCTCAGCCGCAAGCGAGGCGTTTGGCTCGCCGTGCTGTTCGTGGGGGCCTTCCTCACGACCTTCGCGTTGGAACAGTTTGAAGCCGATCTAGCTCGTATCCCATGGCTGGTTATCTTTATCCCACTGGTGATTTCCACAGGCGGAAACTCCGGGAATCAATCGGCCACGCTGGTGATTACGGCACTGAACAAGGGAGAAGCCAGCGTCCGTGACTGGTGGATCATCATGCGCCGCGAGC
Above is a genomic segment from Blastopirellula marina containing:
- the mgtE gene encoding magnesium transporter, whose protein sequence is MINTLYLPELREMLAENDSAGLREFCTALHPARTAEFMEGLSPEEAWGVLDHADLNLQGEILSYFEYHKQAEMLEARPPESVAPVVATMSADDQVDLLGEVEEETAEQILACFSVDDRRDVLRLSNYEEGTAGAIMTTEMARLSENLTAREALKELTEQAEHLETIYYLYVVDDFGSLHGVVSTRDIVSALSKPQMHLSEIMETEVIHANVLDDQEDVLRKMADYDLLAIPVVDEELRLVGIITHDDILDVVVEEAAEDAYRAAAVEPLEETYLRTSVLTLSRKRGVWLAVLFVGAFLTTFALEQFEADLARIPWLVIFIPLVISTGGNSGNQSATLVITALNKGEASVRDWWIIMRRELAMGLILGLIMAFMGMLLALFKSPTPYSALVVPATLVLVVIAGTLIGSMLPLIFKKIGLDPALMSNPFVAGLIDLFGIVIYLKVALLLLE